In Leptospira bouyouniensis, the sequence GTTTATGGAAAGCAATTCGAGCGAGTACTTCCATTCCAGGAGTTGTGCCTCCTTTCATTGATGATGGAATTGTGTATGTTGATGGAGGTGTACTCGACAATGTCCCTGGGATCAGTTTGAAAGAACGTGGAGTTGGGAAGGTGATTTCTGTAGATGTGTTTGGTGATATTTACCCAGACCAAGACCGAGAACTCTGTGAATATTTTGACAATAAAAATCCAGGTGTGATGACAAATCCGTTCTTTCAGATGACAAACCTCATCAATTTTCAAGACTTGATGAAACCAAAATTCCCACCCATTGGTGATATCATCATTCGATCCATTTTGGCATCCAGTCGAGAACGGATCCGACAAACAGAAAAGATTTCGGATTTGTTCTTACAAATTCCAACAAATAATTTTGGATTACTCGATTGGTTTGCTTACGAACGTTTGATTGAACTAGGATACATTTCATCTGTTGAGAAAATTAAAATGAACCGTGAGAAATTTATAAATCCTTCTTTACAATAAAATGTTTACAGTCTACTCATTGGGACATGTTTTCAAAATGTTTTTTGCAATCCTTCAACCGAATATTTTTTCTTTTGGTACTCTTTTTTCCTTACCTTATATATTCACAAAACCTAGATAGTTTACTTGAAACCGGATATAACAAACAAGAAACCTTACTCATCCGAAATGAGATCCGAAAAAAACTGGGAGAACGAGCCAACCAAAAAGACATCCAAACTATCATCCAGTCCCTTCGTGTTTGGGCTGTGTTTGAATCAATGCCTGCTTCTGAATTTGCCATGGAAGTTGAACGATTTGTCGTTTTAGCGGACCATGGGTATCTTTGGGAAGAGGTAGAGGAACTCATTCCTTATTTCATCACGGTCAAACCAACAAAATCTGAAATTCCTTTTCTTGGAAAATTTTACAAAGAAATGAATTTAAGCCAGGTTCCAGAGGAAGAGATTTTGTATTTTTTCCAATTGGCAAAAAAAAATCGTTGGAGTGGTGACACAGTTTTTGTGGCAGGAAGGTTATATGTTTTGCTTCGAAAAAAGGAACCTAACTCTGGTTTGGTCTTTAAACAATTGGAAAATAAATTACCTAAAAAAATTTCTTCTTTAATTCCAGAAAAGCAAAAGAAACTTTTAGCAGAGATCAAAGGAGAATTCAAAGTTGATACTACTGATTCTAAGTGGAATTTGGTGGTTGACGATACACTTTCTGTACTTTCGGGCAAAAATTCTATCAAAGATTTTGAAGTTTCTAGTAGGAGAACAGAAATCATCTGGAATGAGGAAGGGGAATGGATCACAAAAGAACGTCCAAAACTTGACCCAGGTCTTATTTTTAACGAAGCACAATACGACGTTGTCACAACTCCAAACCAAGGACATAAAGAATCCAAACGGAAACTTGTGGATCCCGTGGGTAGACAATGGATTGGTACACCTTATCTCTATGGTGGTTATTCTAAACGTGGAATTGATTGTTCTGGTCTCACCAAATCGATATTAACCGACCCAAAAATTGGGATGAAAGAAAAAGCCATCCCAAGGTCCGCAAAAGACCAGTCCCTCATAGGAAAATTTGTCACAAGAGAAAAACAAGAGATTGGGAATCTAGTGTTTTTTTCAGCCTCTCCTAATGCAAAAAAAATCACACATGTGGGACTTGTTTTGGAGAATGGAAATTTTATCCATGCATCGACAAGTCGTGGAGTTGTCATACAGTCTTTAAGCGAAAAATGGTGGAAAGAAAGGTATGTAACAGGTAGAGATATTTTTACTGGTGGCAATTGATATGGCAAAGAAAAAAGCATTGGTTCTCTCAGGTGGTGGGGCAAGAGGTGCCTACCAAGCGGGGGTTTTACGGTATTTAGAAGAAATCAATTGGAAACCTGATATCATTTGCGGAACTTCAGTTGGGGCAATCAATGCTTGTGCGATTGGCTCAGGTATGAATTCAGAGAAATTGTCCGAACTTTGGTTGAAACTGAATCAAAAACATATCATGCGTTATTCGATATGGAATATGATCAAAGGATTATTTAGAAGAAAATATTACCCACTTGTTGAAACCTACCCTTTGAAAAAATTTATCCATGAACATTTGGATTTTTCAGCATTAAA encodes:
- a CDS encoding C40 family peptidase, with protein sequence MFSKCFLQSFNRIFFLLVLFFPYLIYSQNLDSLLETGYNKQETLLIRNEIRKKLGERANQKDIQTIIQSLRVWAVFESMPASEFAMEVERFVVLADHGYLWEEVEELIPYFITVKPTKSEIPFLGKFYKEMNLSQVPEEEILYFFQLAKKNRWSGDTVFVAGRLYVLLRKKEPNSGLVFKQLENKLPKKISSLIPEKQKKLLAEIKGEFKVDTTDSKWNLVVDDTLSVLSGKNSIKDFEVSSRRTEIIWNEEGEWITKERPKLDPGLIFNEAQYDVVTTPNQGHKESKRKLVDPVGRQWIGTPYLYGGYSKRGIDCSGLTKSILTDPKIGMKEKAIPRSAKDQSLIGKFVTREKQEIGNLVFFSASPNAKKITHVGLVLENGNFIHASTSRGVVIQSLSEKWWKERYVTGRDIFTGGN